In Prunus dulcis chromosome 2, ALMONDv2, whole genome shotgun sequence, a single genomic region encodes these proteins:
- the LOC117618696 gene encoding uncharacterized protein LOC117618696 isoform X2 — MFVMAKLQLVENDRVRNGNREALTSLRKIARTTKTSVPSPFESIMKEIAGPESRPLVKEVCPTCGNHDSNERTWMMFPGTDVFARIPFHAAHTVLESEQEQLDFDSRKLQSIVKEKSLLISEKGVLADKVSPGVMKSLVTLTDKPK, encoded by the exons ATGTTTGTTATGGCGAAATTGCAGCTGGTTGAAAATGACAGGGTGAGGAATGGGAATAGAGAAGCACTTACATCTCTGAGGAAGATAGCTCGGACAACCAAGACTAGTGTTCCATCTCCTTTTGAGTCGATAATGAAGGAGATTGCGGGGCCTGAATCAAGACCTTTGGTGAAGGAGGTATGCCCCACATGCGGCAACCATGACTCAAATGAGCGCACTTGGATGATGTTCCCAGGAACTGATGTCTTTGCAAGGATTCCATTCCATGCTGCCCACACCGTCTTGGAGTCAG AACAAGAACAACTTGACTTCGATTCTAGAAAGCTACAAAGCATTGTGAAGGAAAAGTCCCTTTTGATTTCAGAAAAAGGTGTCCTTGCGGACAAGGTGTCTCCAGGTGTGATGAAGTCTTTGGTAACCCTGACAGACAAACCAAAGTGA
- the LOC117620022 gene encoding squamosa promoter-binding-like protein 8, with product MLDYEWGNPSTVMLSPDNDPGSDPTRHHHNTTTIFDHYASQASQASAFNNLVPPPPPPQQQSHHAAFAHHFNSAQAQQLHSIYDAHAYANASAYAPPNHHPLLSLDPIHGGAAHGLILVPKSEDLCRPVDFASRIGLNLGGRTYFSSEDDFMNRLYRRTRPATETGSNHAPRCQAEGCTADLSHAKHYHRRHKVCEFHSKASTVIANGLTQRFCQQCSRFHLLPEFDNGKRSCRRRLADHNRRRRKTQQTNQENHNSQVQQLVENARNSSSDNVARSPPESAAHSASSVTVALSPPRMTLDCFRQRPYQAAATTSSGSSSSLFFSSG from the exons ATGCTGGACTACGAATGGGGAAACCCCTCCACCGTCATGCTCTCCCCCGACAACGACCCCGGATCCGACCCCACCCGACACCACcacaacaccaccaccattttcgACCATTACGCCTCCCAAGCCTCCCAAGCCTCCGCCTTCAACAACCTCgtccctcctcctcctccgccGCAACAGCAATCTCACCACGCCGCATTCGCCCACCACTTTAACTCGGCCCAGGCCCAGCAGCTCCACTCCATCTACGACGCCCACGCCTATGCTAACGCGTCGGCCTACGCGCCTCCAAATCACCACCCTCTGCTCTCCCTCGACCCGATCCACGGCGGCGCGGCCCACGGGCTCATTCTGGTCCCGAAATCCGAGGACCTGTGCCGGCCTGTGGACTTCGCGTCGAGGATCGGGCTCAACCTCGGCGGCCGGACCTACTTCTCCTCCGAGGACGACTTCATGAACCGGCTCTACCGCCGGACCCGACCGGCCACCGAGACCGGGTCGAACCACGCCCCGCGGTGCCAGGCCGAGGGCTGCACGGCGGACCTCTCCCACGCCAAGCACTACCACCGCCGCCACAAGGTCTGCGAGTTCCACTCCAAGGCCTCCACCGTTATCGCCAACGGGTTGACTCAGCGATTCTGCCAGCAGTGCAGCAG attccatcttcttccGGAGTTTGACAACGGAAAGCGCAGCTGCCGGAGGAGATTGGCCGATCACAATCGTCGCAGGCGAAAAACTCAGCAAACAAATCAAGAGAATCACAACTCACAAGTACAGCAGCTAGTGGAAAATGCCCGGAATTCTTCTTCAGATAATGTTGCAA GGTCTCCGCCGGAGTCGGCAGCTCATTCGGCGTCCTCTGTGACCGTGGCCCTGTCGCCGCCACGAATGACGTTGGATTGTTTTAGGCAAAGACCCTATCAAGCTGCTGCCACAACTTCTTCAGGGTCATCAAGCTCACTTTTTTTCTCAAGTGGGTAA
- the LOC117618695 gene encoding 3-hydroxyisobutyryl-CoA hydrolase-like protein 1, mitochondrial isoform X2 → MQRFKSASLVRNGLHSCRLLSHCRGLCSLPDHALNDDLDHQVLVEGKAWSRTAILNRPSALNALTTAMGARLQKLYKSWEDNPDIGFIVMKGSGKAFCAGGDVVYLYHMINKGKIEECKQFFSTLYAFMYMVGTCLKPHVAILNGITMGGGAGVSIPGTFRIATDKTVFATPETLIGFHPDAGASFYLSHLPGHLGEFVALTGERLNGLDMIASGLATHYLHSSRLPLIEEELGKIVTDDPSVIEASLDKIELVDKCFSHDTVEEIIDALEWEAGRTNDAWCTSTLKRLKEVSPLSLKVALRSIREGRFQTLDQCLVREYRMSLQGITKQVSNDFCEGVRARVVEKDFAPKWDPPSVEKVSSDMVDQYFSPLSEFEPDLELPTELREAFT, encoded by the exons atgcagaGGTTCAAGTCAGCTTCATTGGTAAGAAACGGCCTTCACAGTTGCCGTTTGCTTAGCCATTGCAGAGGCCTCTGCTCTCTCCCAGACCATGCTCTCAACGATGATCTTGACCACCAA GTATTGGTTGAAGGCAAAGCTTGGTCCAGGACAGCGATTCTCAACAGACCTTCAGCGCTCAATGCTCTCACGACTGCAATG GGGGCTAGATTGCAGAAACTGTACAAAAGCTGGGAAGATAATCCTGATATTGGTTTTATTGTAATGAAG gGCAGTGGCAAGGCATTTTGTGCTGGTGGAGATGTAGTTTATCTTTATCATATGATAAACAAAG GGAAAATAGAAGAATGTAAACAATTTTTTAGTACACTATATGCATTTATGTATATGGTTGGTACATGTTTGAAGCCACAT GTGGCTATCTTGAATGGCATTACCATGGGTGGTGGTGCTGGGGTCTCAATACCCGGGACATTCCGCATTGCAACTGATAAAACT GTATTTGCTACCCCTGAAACTCTAATTGGTTTCCATCCCGATGCTGGGGCATCCTTTTACCTGTCACATCTACCGGGTCACTTAG GGGAGTTCGTGGCTCTTACAGGTGAAAGGCTTAATGGATTGGACATGATTGCTTCTGGGCTTGCAACACACTATTTGCATAGTTCA AGGCTTCCTTTAATTGAAGAAGAACTTGGGAAAATAGTCACTGATGATCCTTCTGTCATTGAAGCTTCTTTAGACAA GATTGAATTAGTTGATAAATGTTTCAGCCATGACACGGTTGAGGAAATTATTGATGCCTTG GAATGGGAGGCAGGTAGAACAAATGACGCATGGTGCACTTCTACTCTAAAGAGACTTAAAGAAGTCTCACCATTGAGCTTGAAGGTTGCCTTGCGATCT ATAAGAGAAGGTAGATTTCAGACCCTTGATCAGTGCTTGGTTCGTGAGTACCGAATGTCCCTACAGGGTATCACTAAGCAGGTTTCAAATGACTTTTGCGAG GGCGTTCGGGCACGTGTAGTCGAAAAGGACTTTGCACCAAAG TGGGATCCTCCAAGTGTTGAAAAAGTGTCCAGTGACATGGTGGATCAATATTTTTCCCCTCTTAGTGAGTTTGAGCCCGACTTAGAGCTACCGACGGAGCTGCGAGAAGCATTCACCTAG
- the LOC117619133 gene encoding squamosa promoter-binding-like protein 7, with the protein MEIGGNMNMNMLGHDHNNNSHISSSSRGQNGNNNTCLTNWDIWGGATSTSAAAAATNNSFYSPAAVTVAATTGASSSATCSEASAGGHAFIMGHPLQQQHSSFYGGGARSHYHPDPHLMCLKLGKRHYFEDHARAHAHALDDRHVAGLPVGVMSKRGRGGAAAAAAQQLYGSGATLALKVVPRCQVEGCHVPLMNAKEYHRRHKVCEMHSKASKVTVLGQEQRFCQQCSRFHVVSEFDESKRSCRRRLAGHNERRRKSSHDSLSRTSQEKGRFGYLSTPTGRALSLLSSRNTGFDSWVSPSDLSSRSSAALRELIAENRAAVLAGQLINSSEDRNWDSSSQNNHATEDLFCDHGQSWSNSVEPQQHQMFSDHNYQHGWDRFHEGSGAHLTLDLRQAPSPAYGFLPERGKTKAEEDQECDLWNSFHGASVV; encoded by the exons ATGGAAATAGGTGGGAACATGAACATGAACATGTTAGGGCATgatcataataataatagtcacataagcagcagcagcagagggcaaaatggtaataaCAACACCTGCCTCACCAATTGGGATATATGGGGTGGTGCTACTTCTacttctgctgctgctgccgcCACTAACAACTCATTCTACTCTCCGGCCGCCGTCACTGTGGCCGCCACGACGGGGGCTTCCAGCTCCGCCACGTGCTCCGAGGCCAGCGCCGGCGGTCACGCGTTCATCATGGGCCATCCCTTGCAGCAGCAGCACTCTAGTTTCTACGGCGGCGGGGCCCGCTCCCACTACCATCCGGACCCACACCTGATGTGCTTGAAGCTGGGGAAGAGGCACTACTTCGAGGATCATGCTCGAGCTCATGCTCATGCCCTGGATGATCGACACGTGGCGGGGCTCCCGGTGGGCGTGATGAGCAAGAGAGGCAGAGGAGGAGCGGCTGCAGCGGCGGCGCAGCAACTGTATGGGAGCGGGGCGACCCTGGCGTTGAAGGTGGTGCCGCGGTGTCAGGTGGAGGGGTGCCACGTGCCGCTGATGAACGCGAAGGAGTATCACCGGAGGCACAAGGTGTGCGAGATGCACTCCAAGGCTTCCAAGGTCACGGTGTTGGGCCAAGAGCAGCGCTTCTGTCAGCAGTGCAGCAG GTTTCATGTAGTTTCAGAGTTTGACGAGTCTAAGAGGAGTTGTAGGAGGAGATTAGCAGGCCATAATGAGCGAAGACGAAAGAGCTCTCATGATTCTCTATCCAGAACTTCTCAAG AAAAGGGGAGGTTTGGATACTTATCAACTCCGACAGGAcgtgctctctctcttctgtcaTCCAGGAACACTGGTTTTGATTCCTGGGTATCTCCCTCTGATCTCTCCTCAAGATCCAGTGCTGCACTTCGTGAGCTCATTGCCGAAAACCGCGCAGCCGTCTTGGCTGGCCAGCTCATTAATTCATCGGAAGACAGAAACTGGGATTCATCGTCACAAAACAACCATGCAACTGAAGATTTGTTTTGTGATCATGGCCAATCATGGTCCAACTCAGTCGAACCACAGCAGCACCAGATGTTTTCTGATCATAATTATCAACATGGTTGGGACAGGTTCCATGAAGGCAGTGGTGCTCATTTGACGCTTGATCTCCGGCAAGCTCCGAGCCCGGCATACGGGTTCTTGCCTGAAAGGGGCAAAACCAAGGCTGAAGAAGATCAAGAGTGTGATTTGTGGAACTCCTTTCATGGAGCCAGTGTGGtctaa
- the LOC117618696 gene encoding uncharacterized protein LOC117618696 isoform X1, whose amino-acid sequence MDETVQSLIELETEAEHLLLARHQLVENDRVRNGNREALTSLRKIARTTKTSVPSPFESIMKEIAGPESRPLVKEVCPTCGNHDSNERTWMMFPGTDVFARIPFHAAHTVLESEQEQLDFDSRKLQSIVKEKSLLISEKGVLADKVSPGVMKSLVTLTDKPK is encoded by the exons ATGGATGAGACCGTGCAAAGCTTAATTGAGCTTGAGACTGAAGCCGAGCATCTCCTTTTAGCCCGACACCAG CTGGTTGAAAATGACAGGGTGAGGAATGGGAATAGAGAAGCACTTACATCTCTGAGGAAGATAGCTCGGACAACCAAGACTAGTGTTCCATCTCCTTTTGAGTCGATAATGAAGGAGATTGCGGGGCCTGAATCAAGACCTTTGGTGAAGGAGGTATGCCCCACATGCGGCAACCATGACTCAAATGAGCGCACTTGGATGATGTTCCCAGGAACTGATGTCTTTGCAAGGATTCCATTCCATGCTGCCCACACCGTCTTGGAGTCAG AACAAGAACAACTTGACTTCGATTCTAGAAAGCTACAAAGCATTGTGAAGGAAAAGTCCCTTTTGATTTCAGAAAAAGGTGTCCTTGCGGACAAGGTGTCTCCAGGTGTGATGAAGTCTTTGGTAACCCTGACAGACAAACCAAAGTGA
- the LOC117618695 gene encoding 3-hydroxyisobutyryl-CoA hydrolase-like protein 1, mitochondrial isoform X3, which produces MINKGKIEECKQFFSTLYAFMYMVGTCLKPHVAILNGITMGGGAGVSIPGTFRIATDKTVFATPETLIGFHPDAGASFYLSHLPGHLGEFVALTGERLNGLDMIASGLATHYLHSSRLPLIEEELGKIVTDDPSVIEASLDKYVEFVYPDETSVLHRIELVDKCFSHDTVEEIIDALEWEAGRTNDAWCTSTLKRLKEVSPLSLKVALRSIREGRFQTLDQCLVREYRMSLQGITKQVSNDFCEGVRARVVEKDFAPKWDPPSVEKVSSDMVDQYFSPLSEFEPDLELPTELREAFT; this is translated from the exons ATGATAAACAAAG GGAAAATAGAAGAATGTAAACAATTTTTTAGTACACTATATGCATTTATGTATATGGTTGGTACATGTTTGAAGCCACAT GTGGCTATCTTGAATGGCATTACCATGGGTGGTGGTGCTGGGGTCTCAATACCCGGGACATTCCGCATTGCAACTGATAAAACT GTATTTGCTACCCCTGAAACTCTAATTGGTTTCCATCCCGATGCTGGGGCATCCTTTTACCTGTCACATCTACCGGGTCACTTAG GGGAGTTCGTGGCTCTTACAGGTGAAAGGCTTAATGGATTGGACATGATTGCTTCTGGGCTTGCAACACACTATTTGCATAGTTCA AGGCTTCCTTTAATTGAAGAAGAACTTGGGAAAATAGTCACTGATGATCCTTCTGTCATTGAAGCTTCTTTAGACAAGTATGTTGAATTTGTCTATCCAGATGAGACAAGTGTGCTTCATag GATTGAATTAGTTGATAAATGTTTCAGCCATGACACGGTTGAGGAAATTATTGATGCCTTG GAATGGGAGGCAGGTAGAACAAATGACGCATGGTGCACTTCTACTCTAAAGAGACTTAAAGAAGTCTCACCATTGAGCTTGAAGGTTGCCTTGCGATCT ATAAGAGAAGGTAGATTTCAGACCCTTGATCAGTGCTTGGTTCGTGAGTACCGAATGTCCCTACAGGGTATCACTAAGCAGGTTTCAAATGACTTTTGCGAG GGCGTTCGGGCACGTGTAGTCGAAAAGGACTTTGCACCAAAG TGGGATCCTCCAAGTGTTGAAAAAGTGTCCAGTGACATGGTGGATCAATATTTTTCCCCTCTTAGTGAGTTTGAGCCCGACTTAGAGCTACCGACGGAGCTGCGAGAAGCATTCACCTAG
- the LOC117620317 gene encoding splicing factor 3B subunit 4 — translation MTTRIAPGVGANLLGQHSAERNQDATAYVGNLDPQVSEELLWELFVQAGPVVNVYVPKDRVTNLHQGYGFVEFRSEEDADYAIKVLNMIKLYGKPIRVNKASQDKKSLDVGANLFVGNLDVDVDEKLLYDTFSAFGVIVTNPKIMRDPETGNSRGFGFISYDSFEASDAAIEAMNGQYLCNRQITVSYAYKKDTKGERHGTPAERVLAASNPTSKSRPHTLFASGPPTLANGPQSNGTMGAPVPPRPFANGGVGLPPLRPPPPQGMAFPPMQMGVQPTWQGQPQQPGQMPPPQMQQFRPPPPNMPQPPPQGAPAPPRSLPPPMAMGNQQPMWRPPPPQMRPPNMQHASMPPPPPLNNPPLPPPMS, via the exons atgacgACTCGAATAGCTCCAGGAGTAGGAGCAAACTTGCTGGGCCAGCACTCCGCCGAGAGAAACCAAGACGCTACTGCTTACGTCGGCAATCTCGACCCTCAG GTTTCTGAAGAATTACTGTGGGAGCTGTTTGTTCAAGCTGGCCCTGTTG TGAATGTGTATGTTCCCAAAGATAGAGTGACAAACCTTCATCAAGGATATGGATTTGTTGAATTCCGTAGCGAAGAGGACGCTGATTAT GCTATCAAGGTGCTTAATATGATCAAACTTTACGGGAAGCCAATACGTGTAAATAAG gCATCCCAAGATAAAAAGAGCTTGGATGTAGGGGCAAACCTTTTCGTTGGAAATCTTGATGTT GATGTGGATGAGAAACTCCTCTATGATACATTCAGTGCATTTGGAGTCATAGTTACAAATCCTAAG ATAATGAGAGACCCCGAAACCGGAAATTCCCGTGGATTTGGCTTCATTAGCTATGATTCCTTTGAGGCATCTGATGCAGCTATTGAG gcAATGAATGGCCAGTATCTATGCAATCGTCAAATAACAGTGTCATATGCATATAAGAAGGACACTAAAGGGGAGCGTCATGGTACTCCAGCAG AGAGAGTTTTGGCTGCAAGCAATCCTACTTCAAAGAGCAGGCCTCATACACTGTTCGCTAGTGGCCCCCCAACACTTGCCAATGGTCCTCAGTCCAATGGTACCATGGGTGCTCCAGTGCCTCCACGACCTTTTGCAAATGGTGGTGTTGGTCTTCCTCCACTTCGCCCACCACCTCCTCAAGGTATGGCGTTCCCACCCATGCAGATGGGTGTACAACCAACCTGGCAGGGTCAGCCACAGCAACCAGGTCAAATGCCTCCACCGCAAATGCAACAGTTCAGACCTCCTCCTCCAAACATGCCACAACCCCCTCCACAGGGTGCTCCGGCTCCTCCAAGGTCTCTTCCACCACCTATGGCCATGGGAAACCAACAACCTATGTGGCGACCACCCCCACCTCAAATGAGGCCCCCGAATATGCAACACGCATCAATgcccccccctccccccctcAATAACCCTCCACTACCGCCCCCTATGAGTTGA
- the LOC117618695 gene encoding 3-hydroxyisobutyryl-CoA hydrolase-like protein 1, mitochondrial isoform X1, whose amino-acid sequence MQRFKSASLVRNGLHSCRLLSHCRGLCSLPDHALNDDLDHQVLVEGKAWSRTAILNRPSALNALTTAMGARLQKLYKSWEDNPDIGFIVMKGSGKAFCAGGDVVYLYHMINKGKIEECKQFFSTLYAFMYMVGTCLKPHVAILNGITMGGGAGVSIPGTFRIATDKTVFATPETLIGFHPDAGASFYLSHLPGHLGEFVALTGERLNGLDMIASGLATHYLHSSRLPLIEEELGKIVTDDPSVIEASLDKYVEFVYPDETSVLHRIELVDKCFSHDTVEEIIDALEWEAGRTNDAWCTSTLKRLKEVSPLSLKVALRSIREGRFQTLDQCLVREYRMSLQGITKQVSNDFCEGVRARVVEKDFAPKWDPPSVEKVSSDMVDQYFSPLSEFEPDLELPTELREAFT is encoded by the exons atgcagaGGTTCAAGTCAGCTTCATTGGTAAGAAACGGCCTTCACAGTTGCCGTTTGCTTAGCCATTGCAGAGGCCTCTGCTCTCTCCCAGACCATGCTCTCAACGATGATCTTGACCACCAA GTATTGGTTGAAGGCAAAGCTTGGTCCAGGACAGCGATTCTCAACAGACCTTCAGCGCTCAATGCTCTCACGACTGCAATG GGGGCTAGATTGCAGAAACTGTACAAAAGCTGGGAAGATAATCCTGATATTGGTTTTATTGTAATGAAG gGCAGTGGCAAGGCATTTTGTGCTGGTGGAGATGTAGTTTATCTTTATCATATGATAAACAAAG GGAAAATAGAAGAATGTAAACAATTTTTTAGTACACTATATGCATTTATGTATATGGTTGGTACATGTTTGAAGCCACAT GTGGCTATCTTGAATGGCATTACCATGGGTGGTGGTGCTGGGGTCTCAATACCCGGGACATTCCGCATTGCAACTGATAAAACT GTATTTGCTACCCCTGAAACTCTAATTGGTTTCCATCCCGATGCTGGGGCATCCTTTTACCTGTCACATCTACCGGGTCACTTAG GGGAGTTCGTGGCTCTTACAGGTGAAAGGCTTAATGGATTGGACATGATTGCTTCTGGGCTTGCAACACACTATTTGCATAGTTCA AGGCTTCCTTTAATTGAAGAAGAACTTGGGAAAATAGTCACTGATGATCCTTCTGTCATTGAAGCTTCTTTAGACAAGTATGTTGAATTTGTCTATCCAGATGAGACAAGTGTGCTTCATag GATTGAATTAGTTGATAAATGTTTCAGCCATGACACGGTTGAGGAAATTATTGATGCCTTG GAATGGGAGGCAGGTAGAACAAATGACGCATGGTGCACTTCTACTCTAAAGAGACTTAAAGAAGTCTCACCATTGAGCTTGAAGGTTGCCTTGCGATCT ATAAGAGAAGGTAGATTTCAGACCCTTGATCAGTGCTTGGTTCGTGAGTACCGAATGTCCCTACAGGGTATCACTAAGCAGGTTTCAAATGACTTTTGCGAG GGCGTTCGGGCACGTGTAGTCGAAAAGGACTTTGCACCAAAG TGGGATCCTCCAAGTGTTGAAAAAGTGTCCAGTGACATGGTGGATCAATATTTTTCCCCTCTTAGTGAGTTTGAGCCCGACTTAGAGCTACCGACGGAGCTGCGAGAAGCATTCACCTAG